The Diabrotica undecimpunctata isolate CICGRU chromosome 3, icDiaUnde3, whole genome shotgun sequence genome includes the window CTACTGGGAGGTTGTCGGACTCGTATGGGTTAGTGGCTAgctaacggtcgtatgccgaaaggccaagAAGACCAACATCCTGCTAACAATTTTATTGTTGGGGGTACATGAATTTTGTCAATGCACAAATAGATTAAGACATGGTGAtgatcgtgtctcttatttaaccttgtcCTATAAAAATTAATTCGAGAGTCCTAGATTAATGCGAATGGCACTATCTTCTTAAACTCTGTTTAAGTTgtcagatacgcagatgacattaaCATCATAGTTACGTGCACAGACTCTCTAACGGAAGCATTCCGGTATTTAAGGGCGTTTTCACTGAGAATggaactaaatataaatataaaatattgttacGTTCTTCTGTGGGTTGAGGAACTAAGTGAAGTACCTAAACGTAgtttaactaattttatttgactcaCTTATTACAAAATAAACTCCCTAAATAACAAATATCTCATTAACAATTATAAATACACTAATATTTATCGCCGAAAATCATATGGGTATCACTTACAATAACACTTGTCTAATTACTGTCTATTTAAAGGAACCGAGCAGTTTATACACACGAACATCTGTTCTAGAGTTTCATCGAAGGTACAAATGTCGAATCAGCACTTTAGTACAATATTCCAGAAAAATACAGATAAAGAGTTTAAGAACTTTGCtgactactactactactatcggtttacagcgttctccgacgccttccgactcctaaccgccattcttctctattcagccataggcctggagggatttctctttcctctagttctttttcaattccctctctccatctttttctcggccttcctcttttccttctcccttgtggtgtccacgtcaaaatctgttttggaatcctgtcatctggcattctctgtacatggccgtaccatattaactgttttgtttttatgtcatcaactattgtatgcttgactcccatcatttcacgtattctctcatttggtatccgatctcttcttgattttcctgctgctcttctccagaagtccatttctgttgctagtaacagtttctctgttctttgtttcatttgccaaacttcgctgccatatgtgattacacttttaagtatggtgttgtatatgagttgtttgttcgctttagatattgtttggtctcacagaattccgttcatcatggatatggcttttctaccctgtatgtttctgtcttttatagcagcatcgagtgttccatcttgagttatcttcatacccaggtacttgtattcatcacagtttctaatttctaccccatcgtctaatataatggactgttttgtccctccaatacacatggcttcagttttcttaatgttgacttcgagaccccatttgttatattcttctattagcttccgagtcatgtaactcaagtcgtcatgatcctgagcaatcagtatttggtcatcagcgaaacataaggtgtacagtgtagtctcgtcattgagaggaattcccatgccattacattttcttttccacagcttgagtgcttgttccagataaattttgaaaagggtgggcgaaatacagcaaccctgctttagtcctttcgtgaccttaaatccttcagatatccttgatccagttttaatttttgcagtcgttccattatacagactttggactgctttgataagaccatgcttaatgttggtttgctgtagggttgaccatagtttacttaggggtacactgtcatatgctttttgtaagtctacgtacatcaggtgaacttctttattgacggctgttttttttttcaataacttgcgtaatagagtacaggtggtctactgtggatcgcccagctctaaaaccagcttgttcctctgcttcgtaatctctatagtcattttctattttgttcttaataagtttcccatacatcctacttattgtgctgtttaccgcaattcctctgtaattttcacactgatccttgctgccctttttgtggatagttgacatgatagataatttccactcttttggtaattcggctccattcaagcagtctgaaagagttttcttaactgttcctggagtttgtctgtACCGGCTTTCACTAACACTTGCTGACAAAGTGGTTAATTCGACTAGAATTACTGTTACATCAGGGCCGAAATTAAAACTCGAACTAGTTGTGACCCATAACGATATAATTGTGACGCAGACgatatatagaagttttggggaacctagcgttgtaaaattcattaagatAATATGCTTTGGATAGGTAGAACATGTAATCAGGCGAGAGGAGAGTACaacagtcagaaaagtttttgaccgaagagggtcGATGGGACAACGAGCCTGAGGAAGATCGAGACTCAGTTATCAAAACAACCTAGAggatgatttaaaatctattcGAATTGGAGCATGGAGAAAAATTGTCAGAGACAGGAGctaatggaggattgttctgaagaaggcttcaACTCATAACGAACTGTGATTCCACTGATGGTGATGACCACAGGAACACTATATACCTTCTACTTAAAATCATATCTAAGATTATAACCAATGTAaccaataaacaataaattaaaagatctcttctttatatttttaacaaaatttatgaGATTAGGTATATACTAACGGATTAGCTAGTGTCGAGTTTTGTGACGATATCATAAAAAGCAAATAcgaaaagatgtagtgactaccgaaccatcaacATGATGAGCcacgttttaaaaatatctttttgaaTTTTGTACTCAAGGATAAAATAGAAGAACAACTTAGTggcacacagtttggattccgcaataaccTTGGGACTAAAGAAGCACTGTTGCTGTAAGCTGAAGGCTGAATAAGCTGTTGCTGAAGGACCACCAGCCAAAGGCTGGaatgaaaaacagattaaacaCTACCTTATATTTAATGCTAAGATTAAATAGCTATTTCTGATATCTGTCCGAAAACAGTGTAATATGGAATATCTCACTACACTTTTCACTGAGGCTATTTTCACtatgtattatatataattacaaatagaATTGCTTAACGCAATGTGGTTTCTATGTATAAAGCGAACTAATGGCAACACTGCTGGTTTCAATAAATGATCTGTTTATATGAACCGACTTTGGTAATAGCTTTTTCTCAACTAACTGATAATATTCAAATTATGTAGGCAGGTAGCGGAGGGTTCTTACCCCAAGAAGTACCGTTAAATATCTTCCTTTATTTCTTGTAAGAATTGCAATATCGACATGGTTGAAAATTTATATCGAGTGGAATGGAATTTCACCAGTTTCGTATTCAAGTCATattacagagatgcagagatgtcgATCATCTGGTTTATAGGTATTCTATCGATTTTGTAAAGGACTTTGTTCTCTATTGATGTTAAAAACCTACATATCATTTGTTTATACGAAAACATtcgatttcaataaaattatgaaaaattgtCAATTTGGTATCACAATTAATGGCGTCAATATTGATAATTTGAGGTACGCAGATAACACGGTGTTAATTGCAATTAGTTAAGgagaacttcaacatctaattgATTGGAGTATATTCATAGGAGAGCCGGTGATAAATATGGACTAAAGCTTAACACCACACTGACAAATTTGATGGTTTTctgtaaaacgccaatacaaccagAAGTGGTAACAGTTTATGAAGAACATCTTGAAAGAATCAACAGTACTAcgtggttgtaatctaaatgagatgAGACATGGCAGAAATTATAATACGTATAGAGGTCAGAGCTACATTTTTAAGATGAAGAAAATCTTATGTGGAAACATTATCACTTTGAGATTGAAAAATAGATTAGAAAGATGTTATGTATTCACTACTCTTTTATATGGTGCCGAGGCTGAACCTTGATGAGAGGTACAGAGAGATATAATTAATACATTTAATAAAAGAAAGTAAGATAGACGGAAGAAGGGGCCAGATCGAAGACGAACTTCGTGAATTCGAAATCTGAGGCAATGGTTAACCAGATCCTCTACATCCCTTTTCCAACCTGCCGTCAACACAATTAGTACAACCAATTAGATAACCAATGCACGATATTTGGACAtggtacataaagaagaagaaataatgaaTTCATAGAGTTTGATAAATAACGAGTTTTTAAAACTTGACAATTATATAGATAGGGGAAAGGGTTGTACCTTGAACCAAATCTACCTTGAACCAATTGACATTTTGCGTATTTGTAGAAATCTGTGTGATCTCGCATTATTTCAGTTTTGTACTATTTTCAAGAGATGTCGCTACATCCTGTTTTTGTTGGAATAAGATCATTCTGTATCGCTATAGGTCTTGATATTTTTTATAAGTGTTATTGGATTTCCTGTTAATATTGGGTAACAGTTCCTATGTAGGTAAGTTTGTTATATTCTCCTTTTAAATGCAGTACTGACCGAATTTTTAAACATAGGTAAAACATAGGTTAAACATAGGAAAAAACAATATGAACCTGGAAAATGGTATCTGCTTTTATTGTACCTTGGTCCAATGCTCCAGGTACATGCTCTCAATATTAGACAAAATACtgctctaaaaataaaatattttttttgtttttaaaaaagccTTGAAGCAAGATGGGAATCAAACGTAATGTAGTTAATCTAGAAAACCTTAAAGCCGCTGTAGAAGATGTCCTTGTACGGCATCTTTCCATatgaaagaaaataatatttcaaaaacCACTTTTAAAATCACTAAGCTAATTTTTACAGATGATGAAGAACATCTTTTGTTAGATTATCTAAAAACGGCGGCCAAGTTACATTACGGCCTACCAAAGAAAGAACTTCAAAAATTAGCATACGAATTTGCTAacgaaaataataagaaaattccAAATCCTTAGTTAGAAGAAAAACAAGCTGGGAGGGAGTGGATACGAGGATTTTTACTTAGAATCCAACTGTAGCTTTACGAAAACCAAAAGTTACAAGTATTGCAAGAGCTACTGCTTTCAACAAAAACACTGTTTCAAATTTCTTTAACTTAAAAAGTTGTTACGATCGCTACATTTTGAcgcaaacaaaatatataatgaTGATGAAACTGTTAATACTACTGTTCATGTTCAGGTGCCCCCTATGCTTATATTTCCTCGAGTACACTTTAAGGAACACATGCTAAATGGTGCTCCTTCTGGAGCAATAATGGTTGCAAATCCATCAGAATGGATAAACCAAAATTTATTTGTAACATATATGAAGCCCTTTATAGCTCACGTTAAGCTATCCATAAATGACAAAGTGCTTCTTATATGTGACAACCATGAATCACATATCTCGGTTCCTCcaataaatttggcaaaagataaTGAAATGGTATTATTAACTATACCGTCCCATACATCTCACAAGATATAGTAACTTGGCAGTTTTTGGTCCATACAAAACGTTTTTTAACTAAGCTTCAAATCAGTTATTATCAACTAATCCAGAAAAACCTATAAGCATCTAAGACATTTCCGAAATAATTGGAACGGCATATTCGAAGGCCTTTTTGGTTAACAATATTGTGAAAGGCTTTCTTGTGACAGGAATTTGGCCATTTATTGACACTGTTTTTAGTGAAGATGAATTTTTATCGGCCTACGTGACCGACTGACCTGAACAGTTCGAACCAGAACCTTCTAATAGTATTGCTATAAGTCATAAAGATGCTAATAACGATGACAATAACCGCAATAAATAATGTCTACACCATCTACATGTCGAGACAACCAAAGTATAGTTTCTCCACACGAAATTAGGTCTTTTCCGAAGGCAGCACCAAGAAAAGAAACTAAGAAGTGCAATTTTAACAGATACACCTGctaaaaaagaaatagaacaatATAAATCGGCAAAAACCCAAGGGTAGTTTAAAACGTGTAAAAGAAACGTAAAATGGAAAGTATTTAATGGAGAAGAACTACCAGAAGAAATtcctaaaagaaaaagaaaaatgaaagtaGAAAGTAGTAGAAATTGATGGTACGGTAGCatctaaaaaatttgaaaaaaaaaatagtaatgaaGACACTTCTTTTGTCCTTTTGTCAACAACTCTGATGTGATACTGCGTCTTTCTGAACCTAAATCTGTAGTTTTGTCAAAATGGCACGAGGCATAACTTATATTTGCAGTTAATTTTAGTCAATACAATGTTGTTTAGTTTATCggttatttatattgttaaatgAAGTTTATTTTTAAGTTACATTGTACTGTTTTCTCTtacaaaatatgtacaataaggAGTTGTTCCAATGTAAAACCCTATGTTGTACCCTAGACCAGAGAGTGAtcattttatttacttatttttcaagtacttatttcatttatattgaaattgtaaatgtATATTACAAAACTGATTAAATAAAGAAATCTTGTTTATCcataatttctttatttaacgTTATATTTAGCCAAatatcgatttaaaaaaaaatggtccaAGGTACAACACTTTCCCTATGCCAATTGAATATAGTGCGATAGCTGTTGTATTTtctgtgaaaaaaaaaacagcagaTGTAAACTCTAGGCCTACGTAATATGTAAACTATTAGATTAAAAAGGTAGATGATTCATTCTTCAATACCACGAAAAAATATATAGGACAAACATAAAATCCATGAGAGTAATCTCAAGGCATCTCAAAAACAGATTCCTAAACATACAAATTTTTTCTCTATTAATTGAATTGTTTATTAAGAACTAAAAATTACTTAATAAATTtatcataatttattttttagatacAGAGAAAACGCTAAAATCAGATCTAGTCTATTCCATGATCGTCCCATGAAACCACTAGATCTGGCAGTTTATTGGACTGAATTCGTAGTCAGGCATAAGGGGGCGCAACACCTGAGAGTAGGAGCAATGGATCTACGATGGTACCAATACTTTCTATTAGACGTGATTGCAGTTGTAACAATATTCATTTTCAGTGTATTTACAGTATTATATTTATTGTGTGTTAAGCTGTGTTGTTCAAAGCAAAACAAAAAGaccaaaaaagagtgaaaaacctttatgacatttaaaaaaaaattattttagtttttttattatatagttttattatataaaaattttaacatgacattttatgacatttttaaagaaaattgaaAAACTACTGGgtctatttaagaaaaaaaaagacttttAAAATACTTGCTATAACGTAAATCTACTTTTTCTCAAGGATTTTTAGCGTTTTTGTCACAAGAAAGATTAAAACTTAACTCtcatcttaaaaataattcaaCTAATACGGTCTGTATGTTATCTAAGTTTGTGTATCACATTTTGGTTTAGTATTATAttcatatataataaaatatcacTAAAGAATATTTTATCTTCTGCATTCAATATTTAAATGACTTTCACACTGACAGCTGTTCCGTCACAAATTAAACAATTTGTACCAGAGCATCATGATCATCCATCTCATTAGGTAACAGCAAGCATTAATTGTGTTTTAATTCATCTTTCTCTGTACTTTGAATAAATGCGAATTAAActtatgattttattttttaactattgctcgcattaaaaattaaatatataaaacataaaattggAAAAGAATTGGTTTAAAttggtctaaaatatttaaagatcataatataaatttaattgcATCGACCAATAAActcgatttaataaataaataggagAATTATTTCTGTAAAAACCAAATAGATAAGAATCAGTAATGGTTTTTCTAAGCTACGATAAAGCAGCTAAATATCGATATCATAACAATAGTcgatttttaataaacaattatgtcAAAGGCATAGGTATAGGAATAATTCtttgaatacaaaatagaaatcttttgtacacagaattttgaaagtaaggaaAAAGCTTTTAGTTAAAGATGAAGGTAGATAGTAATCTTGATGTTTAGTTATATCGAGActtgtaaacaaaaagaaaagtaattttttatGAAATTGGAAATACCAAATAATATAAGGTCATGACGACAGCGCGTTTGTTTACTAAGAAAGTATGGAATGTGATTGGTTGGAATTTAAGGTGTGGAGTGTATGATGCTGGAATCTGATTGGTAGATTCGGAAGGTATTCGGAACGACGCCAAGTCGATTTTGCGATGACGGAGGAGATTTTACTGTGTTCAGCAGTTCTGAAGAAGTTGGTTGTTTCGTTGCTCCATAGCCTGCAGTAAAAGTGAGCAGAGTTgcttgtaaataaaaattgtgtatAGCGTTTGATGTATCTCTGAAACAAGCCAAAGGAGTAGTAGCAGTTCACAGCGGAATTTACATCTTATAGTAAGGAAAACAGGTGTAGCATATATGTCGTGCTATGCCATCTGACATATTTTTATGGATGTTCAGAATAAATAATGTAATTTGCTTCACATGTGGACCTCTTGCCTTTTCAAAATCATCAATCTTGTTCCTGTTACAAGTCTAACGGTGAACGTAGTGCATGTCTATCAGTAGACGTTGTCACGTTCcatcacgttctgcgtcgaatgtcacgttctgttAGGCACtatacggaaaagaagaagaattggcaGTTAATATTGAACGTTGACAGAAGCCAAACAGTTGGCTTCTGTGTGTGCCACCaccgctttcatttgacaccctATATgtcaaaatcaggccaatagcaacgaagatacgttagAGCGTCCATTTGACAATGccgtcatctttgttttttgtctcaACGTCTCAATAAGCCCCCGTACggcacgatcggaccaatagaaacatagatatgacgtaatgcccttttggcatgctccgatgcgcatgGCACATATTGCGTTCAATCCCATTTTTCATCCTATTTCCAACGaaccctcgtacgtcatcctacgttaagccgtttggcagttacgaccgggggttgcgattttagggttGTCATTTAGGGGTTGCGCCAGGAACCCTGTTCCCTACATACTCAGAAATTCAGTATCGTCAAATATCTGTTATATGGAAATATGAAACTTTTTTCAAATCCTTTAGTGCTCTTTTTAACAGTGTTACTTTTTGAAAAGCTTTGCAGCATAATTCTACCGTTTCGTATACGGATATTTTTTCTCAGGTAATAATTATATTCAATGGTCCAAAAAAGCAAAGATCCAACGGCTGCATTTAATGACTGCAGTGTGAAGGTAATGTTAAAAGAGTTATGTTATTTTCTCTAGCTTATAAAATAACTTACAATATGGACGTCCAAGATTAGCAGAACTGGATATTTCTGAGTAGGTTTTGCGTATTTGATAAAATGATCGAGATATATGAGAAAATGTAGTGTAGTGATTCCCAATTcgtcaaaattatttatattatcagCTGTAAATCTAAATTTGTCCATCACTTGACTTAAAAGATCACAGAAATGgctaactttatttttattataactattgaGACTAGTATCTTCAGACTTTTATACTGAAAGCTTGGGTGACGTTTTAACAGTCCAGCCAGCCAATTATCTGCTCGCTTTAACACCTTATTGAAGAAATGTGGTATTTTAAGTCTTTCAGCTAAGTCAAAAGCAACTCTACGGACATCAAGTGATGCAAGTCCGTAATATATATTTTGCATATCAAATAGATGTTTTACGAAAATTATCTCACCTTCTTCACTAAAAGCAAGCTTAAAACTGTTCTGGGAGAGCTCCTGAATGGAAACGTTGTGTGGCCTTACTAATTTTAAGCGTCGTTACTTTTGGAATCTGGAATTTTTCAGTAGCATCTCTCAAACTCATGCCATTCTGAACAGCGATAGTAGCCTCATTTGCTGTAGATTTATTCCATTTGGGCGAAGCTTTTTTTTCTTGTAATACTGCTCTGAAAAGATATTATCTCAGTGATTCTCAACAAAAACAGCTTGTCGCGCAACTTCCCGAGTAGCTGATCCTGTACATGTTCAGCTATATCACAAATTCGACGGGCAATAGTATCATTTGATAGAGGTATAGACTCCAattttttggcaaaattatctccAAATATAGTTTCTACAATTTGAATTGCAGCTGGCAAAATAAGCTCTTCACCAATAGTGTGAGGCTTTTTACATCTAGCTATTTGATGGGAGGTTTTATAAGAGGCAAGTAAAGCTTTTTCATTCACAGTCAAAGTTTTTTTTAGATATGATCTTTGTTTttcatgtgattttaattttaactcgaAGAATTCTCGGGGTTGATTCATGCACTCACTATGAAGCGTTTCCAAATGTCTTTGAAGTTTATTTGGTTTCATGCTGTCGGCTGCTAAAATTTTTGAGCAAATGATACATAAAGGCCGGTCTTCTTCATTTACTTCAGTAAACGTAAACACAAAATTAAAGTAATCTTTAGTAATCTAagtatattttcttgattttatttttggaaccaCTCTCGCCTGTACACTTGTTGATGCTTCACTAGTATCGAATGCTCGCTTACGCCCAGTTTAAAATTTATCCaagattttgtataaatttaagtatatttaccTACTGCTTGGAATATTTTAATACCGTGAACTGCAATTAATACACGCAAACTACAACATAAACATTCACAATAAATTTAACATGTGCAGAACGACTGACTAAACTGACTCTACTAAGGTTTGCGTCTGAGGAGGAGAGAGGAGAACTGGGAACTCGAAACGAGACGATCGGTTCTGGATTGGTGTTGccacatatcaataaatttacttattctcggtaatttggtaattaatgttttaatCTAAGTTTACTGCAAGGGCAGATCCAGAGCGACTGGCtcaaaaatttgacaaacaaATATACTTTAATAACGATAAGGTTTGATTGTCTTTATGGCACTTAAGTGTGTGAAAAGTGCCTTAAAAAAATTTCGGTTTGAGACACGCTGCATTACGCGCTTCCACGGACATTGAAGCACGGTTTACTATTGTCAACCTTTTTTAGCAAATTCAACGCGAAATTCAAATTAATCATTTCATATCTGTCAATGTTCCTACATGACCCGGTGGTCTTATATGCTCCGGTCTCCCATACACCACAGATATTATAAATGCTCCGataaaaatacgaaaaaaaaaacgttttttactTGTATATACTTAACTTTTTTGTCTGAGTAACAAATCTGAAGGACAtctctgaaataaaaatattaatagtttGAGTATGTTTGTACAACCTTTGTGACATTTTAATTCTCTTTATAAAAAAATGAAGCACTATTTTTGTAAAGCAAAAATGAGATATTTCGCATATTGTATAAACATTAAACAGTGGCATAAATGAAtgaattgaaaagaaaagtattttaaaattatgtaaaatatttaattcctAGCTGGGGGGCTGAGAGTAATAAGGTTAAAGTAAACCTATGTAAGTAATAAAAACAAGGAAAGTGCTTGTGTTAGTATACAACAAATATATACTTGTCTTTAGTTACTAGGATTTTTTGTATCAGGACTTTTTTTCTTTCGCTTGTATTAGTATACCCTGGAAACTATAATATCCACTGCAgatattttaatacattaaaagAGATTTCAGTGAAATATAAAGAGGAATAATTCATGCTATGAGTACAAGTAAAAGCAAGTAAACTCAATTTCGAGTTCTGTTGTATTGATTGAGTATTCGATGGAATAATAAAATCAAATGTgaacaaaacatttttattaaaataggaAGTTCAGAATATATATAGAGCTTGAATCAATACCAACAGCGTATAGATTTATGGTGAATcagtaaaagatttaaaaaatattgtcacTCTGGTAAAGTTGCCTCCATCTATCTATCGTCCAtcggcaaattcaaacaaataccacctttaaagatattttttaccatcaaaaatgagatgttttatccaaataatgcttcaaatataatgcgcagaataattttgaattcggttccactaatgaacttgctttttttccttcatcaatcagccaatcgcgtccactgctgggcatctcagttctttccagtgttctctacactgggccgcttgtagccagtttcctgCTACACGTTTTATAatcatcggtccatctagtcggtggtcgtcctcagcttcttttatagtttctgggcctccattccataatacgtcttgtccaccgtccatcttgtgttctggcgaagtgccctgcccagttccacttaagcgcCGTCGTTCTTTCTTAGACGTCTTGAACttctgatctttgcctgatttattggtttgttatgtggttatgaaggctcacgttcagcattgcacgttccatggctcgttgtgtaactctgagtttattcgaagatttttgcgtgagtgttaaagtcactgctccataagtttgtacaggcaaaacacattggttaaaaacctttcgCTTGAGCACAAGACACATGGGAATTGGACTTCTTATAATATGGCTTAATTTGCCAAAttctgcccatgtcaggcctattcacctctgtatttcatgtgtttgattgtctttgcttattttgatctcgtgtgccagatatttgtaagtgtctgtttgttgaatggtattattgtttatagttatatttccactcactcagagatttgtcataagtttagttttctcaaagtttatctttaatcctgctttttcagacagacttttaagcgaatgtatcatagaaagtgtatcctgtaagttatctgcgattaatacatcatctgcaaatctttctccatctatattgatgcccatatcttgccattgagtgtttttaaatattgactctagagctgccgtgaacaattttggtgaaatagtgtctccttgtctaactcctcgacCTAGCTGAATCTTTCTGTGTCTTCGTCTAGTCGTACACTtaatgtagcgttctcgtagatgtttttgattagtgtcgtgtacctgtaatctattcggctttgatttagggcttccagtactgtttcaaactctacagaatcaaaagccttctcgtaatcgacaaatgcaagaaccagtggtatgttgtactcgatgcacttttctattaagatctttatggtatgcaaatggtcatttgtgccttATCCTGCCCTGAAGCCTGCCTGTtccttgggctgatagaaatcaagtttaggtgttagtctctttgttaagattttcataaagagtttgtacatatgtgtcaagaggctgatgggtctataattttctaatttagtaatagc containing:
- the LOC140435748 gene encoding protein FAM200B-like, whose protein sequence is MKPNKLQRHLETLHSECMNQPREFFELKLKSHEKQRSYLKKTLTVNEKALLASYKTSHQIARCKKPHTIGEELILPAAIQIVETIFGDNFAKKLESIPLSNDTIARRICDIAEHVQDQLLGKLRDKLFLLRITEIISFQSSITRKKSFAQME